Genomic DNA from Cloeon dipterum chromosome 3, ieCloDipt1.1, whole genome shotgun sequence:
TAAAGGAAAAACATTTGCCACTTTATTAAAACAAGTAATTGAAAAGTTCCTAAAAACTAACCTGCAGCTTCCTTAGATAAAGCTTGGCCTGACGCGTTAGTTCCGGCGTGTCCTTCTTCCATAGAACTAAATGTGAAATTAGCGGGTAGTGAGAGCACCTTGCTCAGTTGTTTGTGACGCCCCAAGTTGTTTTCCTCCTCCTGTTCAATACGAGGTTTTGCATAATTAGAGTTTGATCGcgacaatttttttgcgcTGAATTCCTTACTTGCATGGTTAACCGTAGCGCCTGCTGCAAGGCCTCTGCAGCCTCCGCCTCCTCAGCTTCCTCTTGTTCCGCTTGAAGCTCTCTCTCCAGCTCCACCTCCATGTCAAGCTCATCCTCCATCTATTTAAAGTTACGAAATTTAGTGGAATGTTTGTGGAACAGTGGAAGAGCTCTGGAAAGCGTTGTGATTCGTGAtgcattttaagaaaaactgaGCTGCAAATTGCATAATTGGTAAGCGTAAGATTGAAATTGatgcacaaaatttgcatttgctgATGCTGAAGTGACACGCTGCGTGGGCACAAAAGACTGTAGAAATTTGCAAGTaataaaagagttaaaaagttgattatttttactatctCCAAAGCCTGTGAAAGTGAAAACGGTGAAAAAGCGTTCAAAAGCgattgaaaaatgacaaattgaaGTAGTAAAAGAGTAAGTCGATTGAAGTGCCCAAAGTCTGCCCGAAGTTGCAGTATTGTAAAGGAATATAGCAGAGAGATAGATAAAATGAGAGCTGCACTTTTGAAATGTAACAAACCGTTGGTCACTAATCAAGCAAGTTTACTCTTGGATAATTACATCCCCCAGATCTGTATAAGCATCAGAAAATTCTGAGAGTGAGGGAAAAGGTCCTGTACACAGTCTGAACAGGGAGAATTTGGGCCCCAAATCCTCAGTTCCGTCAATCCAACtacaaattctaatttgtctACTTTCTGATTCACGACAGCTGCGACAAAACTGAAACAACGATGCACAAAAAATCGACGTAATATTTACACAAGACAGTAAGTAACGAGATAGGAAGAAAGAATAGAAAAGTTTGACAAGAGAGGAGATAGCGAGTGTTTACCTTCAGTCCGTGCTGAACATTTTAAGTTCGAGAAAAACACACATGTGTTTTGAATacgtttttcaaaatgtattttgcgGAAATATTGAGAGAACGTTTTATTGTTTCTGACAGTTTCAAGAGGAAGAGATAGATCAGATTCATAGAATAGAAGGACCGCGGTTgccaataattttaagaaattcacAGTATTATAAAGCAAAACACTAACCTGCTTATGCGACTCTTCTAGATGCTTCATAAGGACCGCGACGACGACGTTCACGAGCACAAACTGCGCCATCAGCACGAAGATGACGAAGAAAATTGGCGCAATAACCGTGGAAACGCAGCAGTTGCGTACGCAGTCGGCCGCATCATCACAAGTGTCCCGCAAGGTGTCTTTCATTATGCCATTCCAGTTGTCACCAGTGGCCACTCTGAACAAGGTCAGAAAAGCCATGCCGAAGTTGCTGAAATGCGCGTGCTCGCCTAAGCCCTGACAGGGTATTTCTTCACTGCAttctggaattttaaaattgcgaaataGATAGCTGCGAAAACCGAAAATCAGTCGGGTTACCCAGTCTGCCGAAAAGCTCGACTCCAAGGGCGGCGAATATGAAGAAGAGAAGAAAGAAGAGAAGGCCCAAGTTGCCCACCTGCGGCAGGGCTTGCATCACCGTGTCGAGAAGGGCCCTGATACCTTTGGCCATTTTCAGAAGTTTCAGAACTGTTGGAATTAATGATTTCGAATTTGTCAACTTTTCTACAATGTGAAAAGTTACCCCTGGCTATCCTTAGCACCCTCATTACCCTGATGATGGTAGGGTTGATCGGAATTATTTTTGACTCAACTTCTTCAAGAACGATTCCCACGATGGACAAAATCACTATCACTACGTCCAACTGGTTCCATCTAAAAAAAAGGGCTTggttaaaatcaatataatccACTCTAGACTAGGCACACCTGAACGCGACACACTCCCAACACATATATTGTTCTAAAAGtgattatgcaacctgttcgACACTCGAGTGTTACAGGTTGCATTTATTCTTGTTCTTACAAAAcatgcagcaaaaataaatattgttctcACCCAACTCTAATcgttcttttaaattaataaatttaatttagcaaagaACAATATAGAAAAAGTTTGAGCTgtgatgaaaatatatattttttggtctTGCCTGTCTTTAAAGTATAAGTGCATTCCAAGGGCGAGTAGTTTCATCATGGACTCAAGGATGAAAACCGCTGTGAAAAAgtagttgaaaattttgagcgcGTATGAGAGAGCTTTGGGCATCATGTAGAACTCAAGCGCCATGGTGACCACATTCAATCCGATGACTGCTGCAATGGCCAGGTCAAAGTATTTCGAGGTGACTACGTTGTGGACCAAAAGTCTGGGCCTCGAGTAGGTGGCGTAATAGGGCGGCTCGTGCATCCCTGTTGATCAAATGCCAATATTTTCCCATTTCTGATTAATAAAATCCTCActtcttctctttttctccATCTGCTTGGCCCTTTTGGCTGCCCGCCTTGccttctcttctttttcttgctcttcCCTACAGCGGTGGAAGTTCTCCACCACAACACCGACAAACATGTTGAGTACGAAAAAGCCGACAAGCAACAGGAATGAGATGAAATAAAGCAGGCGCCATTCCGAGAAGTTCTCGATGGGCTGAATTTGTATACATCAGCGGCGTGATTTAAAGCGTAAACAAAATAGTCAAACCTGTTGGTCAACGCCGACTGCGTCGAGGCCGGTGTACATGATGTTGACCCAACCGTCTTTGGATGAGAGCACGAACAATGACATGAGCGCTTTGCCCAGGTCGTCGAAATTGTACTTTCTGTTAACCCACGAGTTTTTCTTGTCGGCCAAACAGTCAGTCTTATTTCTCACATTCTTAATGTCTGGCCCTTCACAGTAGTAAAATGCACCTTTGAATAGCTGGAATTTCAAAGATATTGAAAGTCTGGATTAAAAGGGATTTATCCAGAAATATTTACCTGTACACCTAGGattccaaaaataatgaaaaatgtgcAGCAAATCAGGACAATGTTTCCGATGGGTCTCAATGATGATAACAACGTTTGTACTACAAGTTTGAGGCCCGGCGCTCTGTTGATGACTCTCAGCGGCCTTAAAGATCGAAGTAACCGAAAAACCTGATGGCACATTTAGTTGCAACTTTTCCATTTCACATCGGACCATCGCAATACTCACTCTTAATATTCCAAATATTCTGGGGCTGCTTTCAGAAATCACGGACATAAGCAGATCAACTATGGAGATGAGAACGAGCACGCCATCCATGATGTTCCAGCCTGAAGTGAAGTACGCTTCGCGGCCGTAAAACATACCAGTGGCTATCAcctattaatttcaaatatatttggtTGCGTGAGCGACACGtcacacaaagaaaaaaaactcactttgATCAACATTTCTAGCGCAAAAACGGCGGTAAACACATAGTTTGCAGTGGCAAGAAATATTCTCTCAGTGGAGTCGGGCGGTATATTCGGTCTCTCCATGGCCAGGGTAATGCAGTTGAGGCCGATGAAGAACAGCACCACATTGTCAAACCACCTCCGCTCCACTATCCAGCAACATAACTTGCGAATTTTCCTAAGTAAATTTAAGCAGATTGAGAAAACAGACGTATATATCAGTTTTGCGCCATTACGAGTCGGTCGGCGAGAAAATGTAGAGGGAATAGTCGTCCCTCTCCTTCAGGCATCCCCTCGGCTCGAAGAATTTGAAGATCTTCTTGATGTTGGGCTCTTCCTCCTCTGTCGTGACCTTAACCTGGGGTAGTGGGGATGTGGACAGTTTGTGGCTGTTGTAGGATTTTGACGGGCCGATGGGGTGGTGATGCAGGCAAATGGACGCGTTGCGCGACCTATAGCCACCCACCTGAGGTCCCAAGGAGGGTCGATGGTGCAGCAGGCGCATTGGCACGTGCGCCCCCTCGCAGAGGGAGCTGTGCCGGCCGTGGTGGTAGTGTGCATGGTGTCTTTGCCAGGACGAACCCTGCAATGGGGTAGaattttggattaaattgCGAAAAAACCGTAAAGTATTTAGTAGCCCCCAAAATAGTCacaaattattgataaaataaatttaatataaaaatagatgTAGCCCTTTcagatttcatttttcgtcattaaaaatatcaagctgagataaatgatttttaattttattatttttgcacttaCCTGCAAGAATGGGGAATGCGGAGGAGCTATACTTGGAGATCTTGATGACGGATTAGAGACCGATGGTGGGAGGAGCGTGGAGCACGCTGAAGGGCGTCTCAGGGAACACGTGGACGTGGTGGGTGCCTGCACTGAGAGCAGGTTGTTGCGTGCAGGCGACTGAGTATCATTACGTATCGAGCCGAGGAGACCTCCATTGCAGTGCAAGTGCTGGTCGCCCTCTTGCctacaaattagaattttttagtCTATATATTTCTTTGAAAGCAGCGTTGTCGCACATGGGAGGCACTGCGAGATTATTGTTTTGACGATTTTGTTGGTACGAGTTGTTGTGAGCACCATTGTTGAGTACAAAGTCCTCAGGGACCTCTTCGGCGCCCTGAATCCTCTGCCGTGATCGGAGGGATGGCCTTGATATTCGCCAACCTGCTGTCCTATTCAGTCCAGAgctgagaaaaatcaaacacatattatgataaaaagtcccatttttaaatatacaaaattagtgtgtcataaaatataaaaacaggGAGAacagttattaaaaataaatgctcttCTGAGCATACCTAGGTCTGGAGCCACTTGGTGGAGTTACTGAAAGACTGACTCTTCGTGGTGTGTTAGAGCTGGAGTTTGTCGACCCTGAGGACTCGCGGGACGCGTGTGAGTGACTGGGACCCTGGGCCGGTGGCCTCAACAGGCCTGGAATGCTGCACTGGGATGACTGAAATGAGGGATTCGATTAGTTTTAAAACTCTCTGCATAATTCATACATAAACGGCCCTAAAATACcgaattctatttttaaagcgTCATTATTTAACGCATAATATCTCTTATTGAGGTACATAAATTCCAACATCcaggaaattttcattgtccTTGACACTTAACTAAATCTATGACAGCTATTTTGGGAAGGGGCCCACATTTAGTCTTACAAAATGCAGGCGGTTTTCCCAAAGTCTCTGGATACGCTGCGGAAATTCCCCGGGTAGAATCTTAATTTTAGTGTTCAAAAAGTTCGAAAGTAAAATATACTAACTGATGATCTGTCGATGGAATCAATGGAAAGAGAACTGGCGTATAAACTAATGTTAGGATTGAGCCTGTGCAGGCCAACGGCGCCAGGCTCGAGGGTGGCGTTCGGCGAGTCTTGCGGTGTGGCCGCCGTGTGGGTTATTACGGGCGCCGGCGGCATCGTCGGGGGTGGCGAAAGGCTAATCTGCTGGCCACcctgttgctgctgttgttgcagCATTTGGCTTTCTGTGGacaagaacaaaatattttagcatacaaaattgatttttcaactggttattaaataaacattcacccctgttataaaattaaaaaaaaaacaacaaacctTTTTGGATGTTGCATTTTGGTTCAAACTCAACTTGGGTCCTGACCTTCCACGCGTTTTCTCTCTCCTGCTGTCCAAAGTTGTTCCTCACAGGGTTGTCTGGCTTCATAACGTTTTCCTGCGAAATATTACACACAAGTCAGGACACGAGTAGCACTCCTAGGCAAATCAGGGCTGGAATCATCATTATCTCAAatgctacaaatttttgaacagaCTTAAAGCCAAATGCACTGAAATTTGCTCCAGCTCTGACGTGGTGCTCAAATGCACGCAAATGCCATAGGCAGCACTCTATATGATAAAATAGAATCAAAATATCTAGCTACGATCATGAAAGTCTCCAAGAGAAATACGCCAGACTACCGTGAAGCGAGTCGGGCTGGCTGCGTAACCTACCAGGCAGGAACTGCTGCTGCCAGAGCCCCCTGAGTCCTCAGGGTCGTACtctgcagccgccgctgctgctgctgccgccgcctcctgggccgccgcctcctgcTGCTGAGCCTTGGCAAGCTCTCTTTGCTCTCGCTCGAGTCGCTCATTTCTCTACAAATGCAAGCGTAAAGGATTCAGCCTAGCGTGTGCACATCTCTAAAGCGCCTGATTCCTCAAAAGCATCCAGCATGATTCGAGCAAATGGCGAGATTGATTTAATGGTTAAGTCGGAGCCGCTCCGCTGAGGATTGGTCGTAAACTTTCTCCAGTTAATTTGGTTTCAATCGGTTTGATTTCAAGTGTTTTATTTAGAAGAATTGTGTATGATCATGCGAGAgcgatgaattatttataatcaacTGGTATAAATTGGAATATGCCACCACTTACTCAACAGTACACGTTTTTACTCAATGCTGATGCAAAATGGATGTAGAGCAGTAATACAAAATGTCATATGCAAATGTATGCAGATCGAATTTCGCATAAATAGAGAGAATACAAATGGGCCGACTGGCAAAAATGGTAAACCCAATTCCACTGTAGCGCTCTACGTAAAACAAGGAATAATATTGTGTGTCCTCCAGAAAGAACATAGATGGCTTTTTCATATATTAAAAAGTGGGTGCAGGTTGTGCATGAGGAGAGGAAACCAGTGCAATAGTataaagagaaagagagcgaaagAATGTATATAAGaagttttctaaataaaaatgccgaAGGCGGCAGAGAGAATATTGCAGATGTTGTCGGGGAAATTGCGCGGTGTTTACCTCGGCGGAAAATCCCTCGACCAAGATAGCGACCAGCAGGTTGAAGAGCACGTAGTTGCCAAAGGTCATGAGGGCAACAAAGTAGAGGGCCGCCCAGTGACTGGTCTTCTCCATGCCGTTGAACAAGACCACGTTCCAGTCCTCTTGAGTCAGGATCTGCGCAAGAAAAAAGTCTCACCCCGGGGGCCGGAAAGCTCTCGGCGCGAGTGCCGTTCTAGAACGACTCGGTGGGAAAGTGATTAACAAGTCGCAACTTTTCAAGGCTCTAATTAGTAAAATAGCAAGTTTCGGCAGCGCGTACACTTTGCAAATCTAATTAATTCCGCGATAAGgagagaacgagagagaaTAGTCATGCAGATTTGCTAGAAAGGATACTAAAAACTTTTGGCAAATTTCCTTCGAAACACTGTCTCAGAAACAACTACTACGctgctgcaaaatattttctgctctcCAGTCATCTATTACACGCAACAATGATTACTCTAATTTCGCGAGAGATTATTATGATAATAATAACGAGTCGGCcggattttaattcaattaagccACCGGCGTGCTGCTTCGCAACAAAAGGCGGGCGGGGATTTACTTATGCAACCATTGCGTACGCCCAGTTCAACTTGTTGCATACCTAGCGAGCTGAGGAGCGGAACAGAGAATTACGCTGGCcgattttatctaatttatgGCCTTCTGAGCATGAAGATGGAACGAGCATAAACGCTTGCAGGAGCCAGTCGCTCTGAATGGAAATACGAATCGTACATATACGTAAAAGCGTGCGGTGATTATGCAAATTGGACTCGCGGCAGATTGCTGAGTAATAACCAGAGTTGCGATGCCAGTTCATGtcagattttgaaaagaatttactCAAACTTCCTCCATCAGTTCAAAGTAgatcataattttaaacaaatcaagTTTAAAGTAAGTGTGGAGAACGGTTCTTTCTCGAAATATCAGCTAAATCGCAAGCCTTTGGGCCTTAAAGATTGACTAACACATTCATTTTCCACCGAATACAAATATCCACTCAATTCCATCTTTATGCTGATAAAAAAGTTTAGCTGAATACTTTGCTAGCAGCAAGCAGCGTTTGTATAGATAAACGAGAAAACGTGTAGACACACGAATGTACACAAGAggtgtttttatatttttaaaaattgcagattcaCAAGTGAGCGTGTCGAAGAAACAGTTTAAAGGATAGAGAGTCGGTCTACTTAAATTTAAGGGAGTGTTGAATACTCACCTGGAATACCGTGACTGTCGCCCATAGGATATTGTTAAAATGTTTGCGGTCACAAACACACTTTGGATCATGATTGACGATTTCATGACAAGAGCATTCCCTCGTTCCATCATACCACATGCAAAACTTACCGCCAAATAAGTACATTCCCAAAATactgaaacaaaaagcaaaaacaagCGACGTGACCACAGCACCAGAACTTCTATTGGTTAGGAAAACTGAGAGATATACAGCacagatatatttataatatatagtaaatattaaaggtgaatcaaaaattgaatactgTGTGGTTTGACTTTACGTCACACACGAAATACTTTTACACTGCTCAGGGGCGTTTAAGTACAGTAAATTGTCAGTGTCAGGTTTTGGCGGAAAGGGCAACTAGGCCCGCGGACAAGTGCAAAACTGCATTGATTGCGTGAAATTCTAtcgtttgatttttcactGGAGTACAGTGATCGGGCGCTATGTGGGTAGAGAAGGTTTGCTATAGAACACACAGGGagcaatttgaaatatattgtttATACAGAATTTGAAACACACGTATGATATATGTGATTCTAGATTAAAGGAGATtataatatgaatttcaaGTATAAACAAACACAGCATCGTCCGAGAGACGGAAAGATTTGCACAGAATAAGCGGACACAGTAGTAGTGGAGGAGTCACACTGGAATAATATGTGAGATTAAATATACGAATAAATGATAATAGTATAAAAACAGAGAGTTTTTGTCGACTGTATATAATACGTTTATATTTATAGTATGGTAATTGGTAATTGGACAGACACAGTGTATTATGTGGTTAATTTGTCGCATTGTTTGTTAAGTAGACACGAGGATCAGCACAAAGGTTCAAATGATTACACTCTTTCTACTGCCTTTTCAGATTCAACGGTTTCAACTAGAAGCTGCGATGCGCACTAAAGTaccaagagagagagagagagctcaaTGAGACAGAGGAAGACTGATGCAGTGCGAGTTTTTTTTAGCATATTATCATTATATTTGATGTATGCGGTCGCCGTGATGGATGGTTTATTCCAAGACTACAGGATGACGGATTTTATGCGTGTATTTACAGCAGGCGCGATGATGATCCTAGTCTGaagttgatcgataaaattCCGATTAGATTTCCACACTTGGATGGAATGAATTATCGCTCGATGAACAGTAAAGTAGCAGTTAGCAGGAATTTTCAAGGAAGAGCTGTCTGTTTGTGTACGCAAGGATGTataatatctaaaaatataatgtgtCTATTCAAACCTACTACTGCTAAACAATGTAGAGCAGAGGTGACAAATATGTTGTGTTTGAGCAGGCAAATCGGGTGCAGTTaattgaagaggaaaataCACGTCTCGCGTGACTTCTGTTAACTCTTTTCGCAAATGATGCTCATATATGGTCTTTTCGTCACATGCAAATTCGAGTGATATGCAAATAAGAGTTTGAAACTGGTGCAATCCCGCCGTCACGCGAGCGAACAGTAGTTTAACACACACTGGGGAAGAGGGTAGACGTTGCACGTACATAATAATTGTGGGTTGCGAATTTCAAGCAgctgaatttgaattatttttcaattagaaaTGGCACTTGCATGAAGTACATCGATTGCGGACGGTTATTTTTCAACGGCCTTTCATAAAACAACTTGAATGATTTCAAGCACTTTTTTTAGCCGTTGctaacttttaaattcataatctCATGCAATGAAGGAGTTTACTAGCATgagtttttcacttttcattcGATTCAtacttgtttttaaatctcagCAAACcattcatgaaaaattcacaacCCTCATAAAACAGAATTGAAGTCTAATGACTAGTAGAAAAACGGAATTGACTTAAATATGCAATTAATTGACTCACATTAGGAATTTCGCACACACGCGCACCCCCTAGGGTGAttagtatttaaaattgcaaaaatattatagaaaAGCACGAGGGGGAATGAGAGAAAATCAGAAGCTGCGAAGTAATGAAAAACAGAGAAAGAAAGGGGAATGTACAAACAGAGTGGAAATGGGGAACTAACTCACGCtagagggaaaattttaattcatttcaaatgtgTGCAAACGAAGTGAGCAGCATAAAATGTAAATGGAAAAGTGCACACAGAGTAAAAGCTGCAAAGTAAAGAGATGTGTGTGGAGTTTcagaaattgtttgaaaatgtaGCTGCAGGCAGACATTCGTGACTCGCGTGTTTTTTGAGCCACCGAGGAGGCACATGCACTCTCCTGCCATTCGAAAGGTTTCAAAGGCGACAGGTGAGCAGAGTGTGTTCCAAAACGATGTAAAATATcaatagagagagagaaagagaggtaATATATACAAAACGAGTACGATCGACTAAGAACTGCTGTGAGATAGACTGTATTCATCAGCAAAAAAATCGAGTCAGCAATACGCAGCATAaaagtgtttattttacaGGTGCATGGCATGTCATCAATTAGAGTCTAAAGACAGGTGAGATATGAATGGTAATCGGATCTCAGCATTTGATGTAATGAGCAGAGAGACATTCTGGTACGTGTCAAAAAACTGCAGAAGCAAAAAACGTGGCATACTGTACCTTTTTGGTTCGTGAGGGGGACGTACCTCAAATCGGTCGCTCTCGTTCTTTCTTAGTTAAGTTAGTGACGAACGGAacggaaaaataatatgaacaaATGCGTTTCGCAAAcaggagaaaaatatatagaagACTGCTCGAGTATTTATAagtatgaaatatatattatgcacaaaatatatatgttcggattggtttgaaaaaaatgatgagtGAATTGTTAGAGAGATGAGTGAGAGCGGATTCAATACCTGGAATACAGTCACAATGGCCCACAGCAGGGAGTCAAAATTTTTCCTGTCACAACTGACAGATCCGTCGTCGGCTTTATTGCAGAACTTACAACCAAATAGGTTCATCCCCAGTATactaaagaggaaaaaataaaaaagaagtcACATGATgtataaaatgttgaaaagtATAGTTGggaaataaacataaaatgtatatttcttATTCAGTACGGTGAGAGAGACATTTTTGTTCGTTATATGTGCCACTTGCGAGAATGCATAATATGATATGGGATGGTTACTCCTCTATAAAGCTGCTGATGTTTTGAGAGAGATAGTTTCATAAACTTTTCCAGAAAGAGCATAATGTGCTTTTTCAGACATGCTGTCCTGAACAAACTCGCTATT
This window encodes:
- the LOC135940378 gene encoding voltage-dependent T-type calcium channel subunit alpha-1G-like isoform X3, which translates into the protein MVRQGTTSFGGEQVNGGAGADSESDVPMSDFEDDDDDDDDDEDDDEEDLPYPGFIPLALGCLDQQTRPRNWCLRMITNPWFERVSMMIILLNCVTLGMYRPCIDDDCTTSRCKILQIFDDFIFAFFAIEMSIKMLAMGVYGKGTYLADTWNRLDFFIVMAGALEYCLNVENMNLSAIRTIRVLRPLRAINRIPSMRILVMLLLDTLPMLGNVLLLCFFVFFIFGIVGVQLWEGILRQRCFLKQLPNISYPQSLPDFYTMRVKVTLPLSSYYRYLEQDRDYICSKPEDNGMHTCSNLPPYRHNGIECNGTALPFSSNIPTNASCVNWNQYYTECKSQGNNPFQGAISFDNIGLAWVAIFLVISLEGWTDIMYYVQDAHSFWDWIYFVLLIVIGSFFMINLCLVVIATQFSETKKREMERMRLERARFHSSSTLASTQNSEPTTCYAELVRYTAHLWRRAKRRIINRYRLYQCRKQQRNNTHPPLSFQPCARHSEFVCRHGMSRKSQAGPGPPPPRVLEHEEAGRGPPVCPVGPRPPDEPELNSPPSIHAPRASPEVSDIDPLSSPRNKQSGPSGGLLRVPSFNGAWEGEGGGNGGGLLSPGNGNARRRSSVMFSDVVLLHDDQGSSNSAPGVTKNVCSSEKMTQAGDGHIHSWRGGRGLSAQSSFDAGGAAYQLDLHRQSTISAPAPMTCQELLALSGALSAALPTQLALDSRHVHSFFSSLSKGDRRHVSAPADLQNDQMEWDSDVDECGDCTSECEAEWYAHEQSCCYQQALRPPAQKSCCSRCLGSVRRMIKALVEHKYFQQGILLAILVNTLSMGIEYHNQPEELTVIVEYSNVVFSGIFAVEMLLKITAEGPFAYISNGFNVFDGIIVVLSVVELCQTFLGSREGSSGLSVLRTFRLLRILKLVRFMPNLRRQLFVMLRTMDNVAVFFALLILFIFIFSILGMYLFGGKFCMWYDGTRECSCHEIVNHDPKCVCDRKHFNNILWATVTVFQILTQEDWNVVLFNGMEKTSHWAALYFVALMTFGNYVLFNLLVAILVEGFSAERNERLEREQRELAKAQQQEAAAQEAAAAAAAAAAEYDPEDSGGSGSSSSCLENVMKPDNPVRNNFGQQERENAWKVRTQVEFEPKCNIQKESQMLQQQQQQGGQQISLSPPPTMPPAPVITHTAATPQDSPNATLEPGAVGLHRLNPNISLYASSLSIDSIDRSSSSQCSIPGLLRPPAQGPSHSHASRESSGSTNSSSNTPRRVSLSVTPPSGSRPSSGLNRTAGWRISRPSLRSRQRIQGAEEVPEDFVLNNGAHNNSYQQNRQNNNLAVPPMQEGDQHLHCNGGLLGSIRNDTQSPARNNLLSVQAPTTSTCSLRRPSACSTLLPPSVSNPSSRSPSIAPPHSPFLQGSSWQRHHAHYHHGRHSSLCEGAHVPMRLLHHRPSLGPQVGGYRSRNASICLHHHPIGPSKSYNSHKLSTSPLPQVKVTTEEEEPNIKKIFKFFEPRGCLKERDDYSLYIFSPTDSKIRKLCCWIVERRWFDNVVLFFIGLNCITLAMERPNIPPDSTERIFLATANYVFTAVFALEMLIKVIATGMFYGREAYFTSGWNIMDGVLVLISIVDLLMSVISESSPRIFGILRVFRLLRSLRPLRVINRAPGLKLVVQTLLSSLRPIGNIVLICCTFFIIFGILGVQLFKGAFYYCEGPDIKNVRNKTDCLADKKNSWVNRKYNFDDLGKALMSLFVLSSKDGWVNIMYTGLDAVGVDQQPIENFSEWRLLYFISFLLLVGFFVLNMFVGVVVENFHRCREEQEKEEKARRAAKRAKQMEKKRRRMHEPPYYATYSRPRLLVHNVVTSKYFDLAIAAVIGLNVVTMALEFYMMPKALSYALKIFNYFFTAVFILESMMKLLALGMHLYFKDRWNQLDVVIVILSIVGIVLEEVESKIIPINPTIIRVMRVLRIARVLKLLKMAKGIRALLDTVMQALPQVGNLGLLFFLLFFIFAALGVELFGRLECSEEIPCQGLGEHAHFSNFGMAFLTLFRVATGDNWNGIMKDTLRDTCDDAADCVRNCCVSTVIAPIFFVIFVLMAQFVLVNVVVAVLMKHLEESHKQMEDELDMEVELERELQAEQEEAEEAEAAEALQQALRLTMQEEENNLGRHKQLSKVLSLPANFTFSSMEEGHAGTNASGQALSKEAADAPSGPQGISQPLRPTHLTPLRRRVPPAYPANNCPKAMLCRRSGSEPSIAAASGGGAGGRAAERKMLRRPGSSGSLHSLVLPRDTSSGLSPECVAPGKTMVPPPYQTPSSEQAPPLGVTTPTFSFSYSDSCSETVSSSESITSPSEL